The following are from one region of the Oreochromis aureus strain Israel breed Guangdong linkage group 1, ZZ_aureus, whole genome shotgun sequence genome:
- the LOC116325507 gene encoding UDP-glucuronosyltransferase 2C1-like isoform X1 — protein sequence MRVLCCCTALLLLIFIPRACEGGNILVFPSEGSHWMKVFCCCTAFLLLVLIPTACEGGNILVFPSEGSHWVNMDILLKAFHSRGHNITVLRPNNSWYIKDDSSYNTITVPVENIVDQKFITRIVSEAIQFERGALPLTSFLQMSGGMISLIVDVHKGVANFVSAILDDNDLIRKLKDSKFDLLLADPCWGGGVILAKYLNLPLVYNVRWLLGTEAHLSIAPSPLSYIPVTGTGNTVEMTFFQRVTNMVLHIITQTQNSLAFKLVYQKTADKYLGPGYDFNELMIDADIWLMRVDFVFEYPRPTMPNVVYIGGFQCKPAKPLPQHLEDFVQSSGEHGFILMSLGTFVTELPADMANEIAAAFAKLPQKVIWKYKGDRPATLGNNTLLVDWMPQNDLLGHPKIKLFVAHGGTNGVQEAIYHGVPVVGISFFFDQYDNLLRLKDRGGAKILTLTTVDKDNNFLKAIKEVLNDPSYRANMQRLSRLHRDKPVKPLDNALFWIEFVMRHKGAAHLKAESYRMPWYSYHSVDVVLFLAGAMLLVLLTTFYLIRCVYTGMCKYKVKRE from the coding sequence atgaAGGTGTTCTGCTGCTGTACTGCTTTCCTGCTGCTTGTCCTTATTCCCACAGCCTGTGAAGGAGGCAACATCTTAGTCTTTCCCTCTGAAGGCAGCCACTGGGTAAACATGGACATTCTACTAAAAGCTTTTCACTCTAGAGGACACAACATCACTGTTTTACGTCCCAACAACAGCTGGTACATAAAAGATGACTCATCCTATAATACCATTACAGTTCCAGTGGAGAACATCGTGGATCAGAAGTTCATCACAAGAATTGTGTCTGAGGCCATACAATTTGAACGAGGGGCTCTCCCCTTGACGAGTTTTCTTCAAATGAGTGGAGGGATGATCAGCTTAATTGTTGATGTTCATAAAGGTGTAGCTAATTTTGTATCTGCAATACTAGATGACAATGACTTGATAAGAAAACTGAAAGACAGCAAGTTTGACCTGTTACTCGCTGACCCCTGCTGGGGTGGTGGAGTCATTCTGGCCAAATATTTGAACCTTCCTTTGGTTTATAATGTTCGCTGGTTATTAGGTACAGAGGCTCATCTTTCCATAGCTCCGTCACCATTATCTTACATTCCTGTGACTGGAACTGGGAATACTGTCGAGATGACCTTTTTTCAGAGAGTTACAAACATGGTTTTACACATCATAACTCAAACACAGAACAGCCTGGCATTTAAACTAGTATACCAGAAAACAGCTGACAAATATCTTGGGCCTGGTTATGATTTCAATGAGTTAATGATCGATGCAGACATTTGGCTGATGAGAGTGGACTTTGTGTTTGAGTACCCACGCCCTACAATGCCTAATGTTGTTTATATCGGAGGGTTCCAGTGCAAACCTGCTAAACCTCTGCCTCAGCACTTGGAGGACTTTGTGCAGAGTTCTGGAGAGCATGGCTTCATCCTCATGTCTTTGGGGACTTTTGTGACTGAACTTCCTGCTGACATGGCAAATGAGATCGCTGCAGCTTTTGCTAAACTACCACAGAAAGTGATCTGGAAGTATAAAGGTGACAGACCAGCCACTCTGGGTAATAACACTTTACTGGTGGACTGGATGCCACAGAATGACCTTTTAGGACatccaaaaataaaactgtttgtgGCACATGGAGGAACAAACGGAGTCCAGGAAGCTATTTATCATGGAGTCCCAGTTGTGGGCATATCCTTTTTTTTTGATCAGTATGACAACCTGCTACGTCTGaaagacagaggaggagctAAGATACTTACATTAACTACAGTGGACAAAGACAACAACTTCCTGAAGGCCATAAAGGAAGTCCTGAATGATCCCTCCTACAGGGCGAACATGCAGAGACTTTCCAGGCTACACAGAGATAAGCCAGTAAAGCCACTGGATAACGCCCTCTTCTGGATAGAGTTTGTCATGAGGCACAAAGGAGCAGCTCACCTGAAAGCAGAGTCCTACAGAATGCCCTGGTATTCCTACCACTCTGTAGATGTAGTTTTGTTCCTGGCTGGAGCTATGCTGCTTGTGCTTTTAACTACTTTCTACCTTATTAGGTGTGTATACACTGGAATGTGTAAATATAAAGTGAAACGTGAGTGA
- the LOC116325507 gene encoding UDP-glucuronosyltransferase 2C1-like isoform X2, whose product MKVFCCCTAFLLLVLIPTACEGGNILVFPSEGSHWVNMDILLKAFHSRGHNITVLRPNNSWYIKDDSSYNTITVPVENIVDQKFITRIVSEAIQFERGALPLTSFLQMSGGMISLIVDVHKGVANFVSAILDDNDLIRKLKDSKFDLLLADPCWGGGVILAKYLNLPLVYNVRWLLGTEAHLSIAPSPLSYIPVTGTGNTVEMTFFQRVTNMVLHIITQTQNSLAFKLVYQKTADKYLGPGYDFNELMIDADIWLMRVDFVFEYPRPTMPNVVYIGGFQCKPAKPLPQHLEDFVQSSGEHGFILMSLGTFVTELPADMANEIAAAFAKLPQKVIWKYKGDRPATLGNNTLLVDWMPQNDLLGHPKIKLFVAHGGTNGVQEAIYHGVPVVGISFFFDQYDNLLRLKDRGGAKILTLTTVDKDNNFLKAIKEVLNDPSYRANMQRLSRLHRDKPVKPLDNALFWIEFVMRHKGAAHLKAESYRMPWYSYHSVDVVLFLAGAMLLVLLTTFYLIRCVYTGMCKYKVKRE is encoded by the coding sequence atgaAGGTGTTCTGCTGCTGTACTGCTTTCCTGCTGCTTGTCCTTATTCCCACAGCCTGTGAAGGAGGCAACATCTTAGTCTTTCCCTCTGAAGGCAGCCACTGGGTAAACATGGACATTCTACTAAAAGCTTTTCACTCTAGAGGACACAACATCACTGTTTTACGTCCCAACAACAGCTGGTACATAAAAGATGACTCATCCTATAATACCATTACAGTTCCAGTGGAGAACATCGTGGATCAGAAGTTCATCACAAGAATTGTGTCTGAGGCCATACAATTTGAACGAGGGGCTCTCCCCTTGACGAGTTTTCTTCAAATGAGTGGAGGGATGATCAGCTTAATTGTTGATGTTCATAAAGGTGTAGCTAATTTTGTATCTGCAATACTAGATGACAATGACTTGATAAGAAAACTGAAAGACAGCAAGTTTGACCTGTTACTCGCTGACCCCTGCTGGGGTGGTGGAGTCATTCTGGCCAAATATTTGAACCTTCCTTTGGTTTATAATGTTCGCTGGTTATTAGGTACAGAGGCTCATCTTTCCATAGCTCCGTCACCATTATCTTACATTCCTGTGACTGGAACTGGGAATACTGTCGAGATGACCTTTTTTCAGAGAGTTACAAACATGGTTTTACACATCATAACTCAAACACAGAACAGCCTGGCATTTAAACTAGTATACCAGAAAACAGCTGACAAATATCTTGGGCCTGGTTATGATTTCAATGAGTTAATGATCGATGCAGACATTTGGCTGATGAGAGTGGACTTTGTGTTTGAGTACCCACGCCCTACAATGCCTAATGTTGTTTATATCGGAGGGTTCCAGTGCAAACCTGCTAAACCTCTGCCTCAGCACTTGGAGGACTTTGTGCAGAGTTCTGGAGAGCATGGCTTCATCCTCATGTCTTTGGGGACTTTTGTGACTGAACTTCCTGCTGACATGGCAAATGAGATCGCTGCAGCTTTTGCTAAACTACCACAGAAAGTGATCTGGAAGTATAAAGGTGACAGACCAGCCACTCTGGGTAATAACACTTTACTGGTGGACTGGATGCCACAGAATGACCTTTTAGGACatccaaaaataaaactgtttgtgGCACATGGAGGAACAAACGGAGTCCAGGAAGCTATTTATCATGGAGTCCCAGTTGTGGGCATATCCTTTTTTTTTGATCAGTATGACAACCTGCTACGTCTGaaagacagaggaggagctAAGATACTTACATTAACTACAGTGGACAAAGACAACAACTTCCTGAAGGCCATAAAGGAAGTCCTGAATGATCCCTCCTACAGGGCGAACATGCAGAGACTTTCCAGGCTACACAGAGATAAGCCAGTAAAGCCACTGGATAACGCCCTCTTCTGGATAGAGTTTGTCATGAGGCACAAAGGAGCAGCTCACCTGAAAGCAGAGTCCTACAGAATGCCCTGGTATTCCTACCACTCTGTAGATGTAGTTTTGTTCCTGGCTGGAGCTATGCTGCTTGTGCTTTTAACTACTTTCTACCTTATTAGGTGTGTATACACTGGAATGTGTAAATATAAAGTGAAACGTGAGTGA
- the LOC116325649 gene encoding UDP-glucuronosyltransferase 2C1-like, with protein MKVFCCCIAFLLLIFIPRSCEGGNILVYPSEGSHWINMEILLKASHSRGHNITILRSSKSWYIKDNSSYYSAFTVPVENTLDQTFITRIVAEIIEFERGALPLTSFLHMSVGMFSTFIDAHKGVGAVVTAMLDDKQLMRKLKDSKFDLLLADPCWGGAIILAKYLNLPLVYNVRWLIATEAHFSIAPSPLSYIPITGTGNIDKMTFLQRVKNMLLHIITQIQNELLVRLVYQKITDKYLGPGYDFKDLMIDADIWLMRVDFVFEYPRPTMPNVVYIGGFQCKPAKPLPQHLEDFVQSSGEHGFILMSLGTFVTELPADVTNEIAAAFAKLPQKVIWKYKGSKPATLGNNTLLVDWMPQNDLLGHPKIKLFVAHGGTNGVQEALYHGVPVVGIPVFFDQYDNLLRLKERGGAKILTLATVDKDNNFLKAIEEVLNDPSYRANMQRLSRLHRDKPVKPLDNALFWIEFVMRHKGAAHLKAESYRMAWYSYHSVDVVLFLAGAMLLVLLTTFYLIRCVYTGMCKYKVKHD; from the coding sequence ATGAAGGTGTTCTGCTGCTGCATTGCTTTCCTGCTGCTCATCTTTATTCCCAGATCCTGTGAAGGAGGCAACATCTTGGTATATCCTTCTGAGGGCAGCCACTGGATAAACATGGAAATTCTACTAAAGGCTTCGCACTCTAGAGGACACAATATCACCATTCTGCGTTCTAGTAAAAGCTGGTACATAAAAGATAACTCATCTTATTACAGTGCCTTTACAGTTCCAGTGGAAAATACTTTGGATCAGACGTTCATCACAAGAATTGTTGCTGAGATCATAGAATTTGAACGAGGAGCCCTCCCGTTGACAAGCTTTCTCCACATGAGTGTAGGGATGTTCAGCACATTTATTGATGCCCACAAAGGTGTAGGTGCAGTAGTAACAGCAATGCTGGATGACAAACAGTTGATGAGAAAATTGAAAGACAGCAAGTTTGACCTGTTACTTGCTGACCCCTGCTGGGGTGGTGCAATCATTCTGGCCAAATATTTGAACCTTCCTTTGGTTTATAATGTTCGCTGGCTTATAGCTACAGAGGCTCATTTTTCCATAGCCCCGTCACCATTGTCTTATATTCCTATAACAGGAACCGGGAATATTGACAAGATGACCTTTTTGCAGAGAGTTAAAAACATGCTTTTGCACATAATAACCCAAATACAAAATGAGCTCTTAGTTAGACTAGTATACCAGAAAATAACTGACAAATATCTTGGGCCTGGTTATGATTTCAAAGACTTAATGATCGATGCAGACATTTGGCTGATGAGAGTGGACTTTGTGTTTGAGTACCCACGTCCCACAATGCCTAATGTTGTTTATATCGGAGGGTTCCAGTGCAAACCTGCTAAACCTCTGCCTCAGCACTTGGAGGACTTTGTGCAGAGTTCTGGAGAGCATGGCTTCATCCTCATGTCTCTGGGGACTTTTGTGACTGAACTTCCTGCTGATGTAACAAATGAGATCGCTGCAGCTTTTGCTAAACTACCACAGAAAGTGATCTGGAAGTATAAAGGTAGTAAACCAGCCACTCTGGGCAATAACACTTTACTGGTGGACTGGATGCCACAGAATGACCTTTTAGGACatccaaaaataaaactatttgtGGCACATGGAGGAACAAATGGAGTCCAAGAAGCCCTGTATCATGGAGTCCCAGTTGTGGGTATACCTGTGTTTTTTGACCAATATGACAACCTGCTACGTCTGAAAGAGAGAGGGGGCGCTAAGATACTTACGTTAGCTACAGTGGACAAAGACAACAACTTCCTGAAGGCCATAGAGGAAGTCCTGAATGATCCCTCCTACAGGGCGAACATGCAGAGACTTTCCAGGCTACACAGAGATAAGCCAGTAAAGCCACTGGATAACGCCCTCTTCTGGATAGAGTTTGTCATGAGGCACAAAGGAGCAGCTCACCTGAAAGCAGAGTCCTACAGAATGGCCTGGTATTCCTACCACTCTGTAGATGTAGTTCTGTTCCTGGCTGGAGCTATGCTGCTTGTGCTTTTAACTACTTTCTACCTTATTAGGTGTGTATACACTGGAATGTGTAAATATAAAGTGAAACATGACTAA
- the LOC116325570 gene encoding UDP-glucuronosyltransferase 2C1-like produces the protein MFLSLPSIFSFLTVFIPVAHSGKILVFPHDGSHWVNMRVLVEELHLQGHNVTVIRNADSWYISKTSPHYNVITVDVDGGGNEDFFRAFVSEVIKIKRSMGSAWSHFALQMELKDKFYELHKKVCEVIVFIFENEDLMKSLKDAKYDVVLTDPANGGGVLLAHYLGVPLVFNARWTVHGEAHFAIAPSPLSYVPLSPSELTDHMTFFGRVQNMLFYITRMHLYKQIVEPHYSVLSNRYIGPGVHYFSLFQAADLWLMRVDFVFEFPRPTMPNVVYMGGFQCKPAKPLPQHLEEFVQSSGDHGVIIMSLGTLIGELPSDLAEEIAAAFGELPQKVIWRYKGNKPALLGNNTLLVDWMPQNDLLGHPSIKLFVSHGGTNGIYEAIYHGIPIVGIPIIFDQADNLSRMRAKGVAKVLDVSDLDRKIFKNAIQEVLNEPSYTINMQRLSRLHRDQPMKPLDRAIFWIEFVMRHKGAAHLRTESYKLPWYFYYSLDVILFLLTSALLTLLFFVMLLWFCFRLCLKRKAKSD, from the coding sequence ATGTTTTTGTCACTGCCTTCCATCTTCTcttttttgactgtttttattCCTGTCGCACATTCTGGAAAAATTCTGGTTTTTCCACATGATGGAAGCCACTGGGTGAACATGAGAGTACTTGTTGAAGAGCTCCATCTGCAGGGGCACAATGTGACAGTGATTCGGAATGCAGACAGCTGGTACATCAGTAAAACGTCTCCACATTACAATGTAATCACAGTGGATGTTGATGGTGGTGGAAATGAAGATTTTTTTCGTGCATTTGTCTCTGAGGTTATTAAAATTAAGCGAAGCATGGGGTCTGCATGGTCCCACTTTGCTTTACAAATGGAGTTAAAAGACAAATTCtatgaactgcacaaaaaagtctgtgaagtgattgtgttcatctttgaaaaTGAAGATTTAATGAAGTCCTTAAAAGATGCCAAGTATGATGTGGTTTTGACAGATCCTGCTAATGGCGGAGGAGTGTTGCTGGCACACTACCTTGGCGTGCCATTGGTGTTTAATGCTCGATGGACTGTTCATGGTGAGGCCCACTTTGCTATTGCGCCCTCTCCACTTTCCTATGTTCCACTATCACCTTCAGAGTTAACGGATCACATGACCTTCTTTGGGAGGGTCCAGAACATGTTATTTTACATTACGAGAATGCATCTGTACAAGCAAATAGTTGAACCACATTATTCTGTATTGTCAAATCGCTACATTGGACCAGGTGTGCATTATTTCTCCCTTTTTCAAGCTGCAGATTTGTGGCTAATGAGAGTGGACTTTGTTTTTGAGTTTCCACGACCCACCATGCCTAATGTTGTTTATATGGGAGGTTTCCAGTGTAAACCTGCAAAACCTCTTCCACAACACTTAGAGGAGTTTGTGCAGAGTTCTGGAGATCATGGAGTTATCATTATGTCACTAGGGACTTTGATTGGAGAACTTCCCTCTGACTTAGCTGAAGAGATTGCTGCAGCTTTTGGCGAGTTACCTCAGAAAGTGATCTGGAGGTATAAAGGTAACAAACCAGCGCTTCTAGGCAACAATACATTACTAGTCGACTGGATGCCGCAGAATGACCTGCTAGGACATCCAAGTATTAAACTATTTGTAAGTCATGGAGGAACTAATGGGATTTATGAGGCTATATATCATGGGATTCCAATAGTTGGCATTCCCATTATTTTTGATCAAGCTGACAACTTATCCCGAATGAGAGCAAAAGGTGTTGCGAAGGTTTTGGATGTttcagatttggacaggaaaatatttaaaaatgcaatACAGGAAGTCCTTAATGAACCATCCTACACAATAAACATGCAGAGGCTCTCCAGGCTACACAGAGATCAGCCAATGAAGCCACTGGATCGTGCTATCTTTTGGATTGAGTTTGTCATGAGGCATAAAGGTGCAGCTCATCTAAGGACCGAGTCCTACAAACTGCCCTGGTATTTCTACTACTCTCTAGATGTCATATTATTTTTACTAACAAGTGCATTACTTacattgttattttttgttatgttaCTATGGTTTTGCTTTAGATTgtgtttgaaaagaaaagcaaaatctgACTAA
- the LOC120440274 gene encoding calcium homeostasis modulator protein 6, with protein MESRQQWLTRLKNELSNSPLVSNVAFGFILMGLEKLVELEFECPCSPKWNGLFSSAFFIIPAVMAFTLMLIIQGCRCDMWCRKTVSLSSFVPAIVWLILLFLDGQYFACAMTDWEGRFVLVDKAAPQKWCEPIREGDVTTQELMLRSQQLFVFSQVIGIVLLIFICVGLIVYVIRESCQQEVEMQDANVAELTVLRMSSLRTRTS; from the exons ATGGAAAGTAGACAACAATGGCTTACCAGGCTGAAAAATGAACTTAGTAACAGTCCTCTGGTATCAAATGTGGCTTTTGGCTTTATCCTCATGGGACTAGAGAAGCTGGTGGAGCTGGagtttgagtgtccttgcagtCCTAAATGGAACGGATTGTTTTCATCAGCATTCTTCATCATTCCTGCCGTCATGGCCTTCACTTTGATGCTGATCATTCAAGGATGCAGATGTGATATGTGGTGCAGGAAAACTGTGTCCCTCTCCAGTTTTGTTCCCGCTATCGTGTGGCTGATTTTATTGTTCCTCGATGGCCAATACTTTGCTTGTGCTATGACAGACTGGGAGGGTAGATTTGTACTAGTTGACAAGGCAGCTCCACAGAAATGGTGTGAGCCAATTAGAGAGGGAGATGTCACCACACAAGAACTAATGCTCCGCTCAcaacagctgtttgtgttttctcag GTTATAGGCATAGTCCTCCTCATTTTCATCTGTGTGGGTCTCATAGTGTATGTAATCAGAGAAAGCTGCCAACAAGAGGTGGAGATGCAGGATGCAAATGTAGCTGAGCTCACTGTGCTCAGGATGAGCTCTCTAAGGACCCGGACATCTTGA